TTGTGTTATTGTATTTACATTTGATGTCATATGACTTTGAAGACTAGTCATAAGTTTAATTATTTTTTCACTTGCTGCTGCATAACCAAGTCTCCATCCTGTCATCGCATAAGACTTAGACACACCATTAATTACTATTGTTCTCTCATAGGCATCTTCGTTTAAAGCTGCAATACTAATATGTTTTTCTCCATCATATATTAATTTTTCATATATTTCATCTGATATAATTAATAAATTATGCTCTTTTGCAAAATTAGCAATTTCCAATAGTTCTTCTTCATGATAAATAGTTCCTGTTGGATTATTAGGACTATTAATTATTATTGCTTTTGTTTGATTTGTGACAGCCTTTTCTAAATCTGCTCTTGTATATTTATAATTACTTTCTTTTGATGTTTCTACAAATACAGGAACTCCATCAGCTAACTTCACTAGTTCAGGATAACTGACCCAATAAGGCACTGGAAGCAATACCTCATCCTCAGGATTTAAAACAGCCATAAGTGTATTCGCCAAACACTGCTTTGCACCAGTAGATATTATTATTTGGTTTGGTTTATATTCCAAATTATTATCTTTTTTAAATTTGTCACAAATAGTTTCTTTTAACTCCAACATCCCTCCAGCTGGTGTATACTTAGTCTTCCCATTATTCATAGCATCTATAGCTGCTTGAATTATATTTTGTGGTGTATTAAAATCCGGTTCTCCTGCCCCAAAACTTACCACATCTACCCCTTGACTTTTCAATTCATTAGCCTTAGCTGTGATTGCTAATGTAATAGATGGTGTTATATTACCTGCCTTTTTAGATAATTGCATTGCTTTATTCCTCCCATTTTGACACTTATGTTCTTTATCAAATAGTATATGTAATTATATATATTGTACCCTATCGTCACACATTTAAAATATATCATTATTATTTTGAATTGTAAACTATATACAATATTGGAGCAATAGCTTATTAGCCGCTCTTCCTTTACTATATTTTTTCCTACAAAAAAAAGACTTTAGCTAAATATCCTAAAGTCTTTTTTATCATATTATTCTTCGCCAACTAGCTCATTTTCATAATAAGCTGATACTTTGTCAAATTCTTCTTCGTCTGGAACTACTAAAGCTTCACCATCTAATCTAAAAAGATAAACTGAGTCTTCATTTGGGTTTTGAGCTAAATAGTACATATTTCCTTCATACTCAAATTCATCAACTACAGGGCATGTAATTACATTTCCATTTTCATCTTCTAAATCTATAACGAAGTTTTCTTCATCATCACCGCATCCACATCCACATTCATGATCATGGTCATTTCCACAATTGCATTCATGGTCTTCACCATGATTATGTCCACCACATCCGCAGTTGTTTTCTTCTTCATTATTGCATCCGCATTTTTCTAAATCTTTATCCATTATAAAACCTCCTTTAGGTATATGTATCAAAAAAATAATTATTAATAATATGTCTATATTATGTTGATAAGATAGTGCTAAAAAATTAATTGTATTTACTTACAAAAATATCATTTCATAAAACAAACAATTTTATACAGAATTAATTTTTGATAATGTCTCAATTAATTTTACCTTGTATTTCAATAAAATAAAACCCTAAAATTAATTTTTTTTATTATTTATAAAAAAGAAGCCACAAAAGTGACTTCTTCTTTTTCGCGCAAATTTAGTTATTTATTCCTCAATACTATTGTTGATTAGCTAACTTCTTGTATCCTTCTAATCTTTCCATAGCATCTTGTTTAGTCTTTTCAAATAAAGCTTCAGCTTGTTCTGGGAATGCTTTAGCTAATGAAGAGTATCTAACTTCTCCCATTAAGAATTCCTTGAAATCTGCTGTTGGTTCTTTTGAATCTAATGAGAATGGATTCTTTCCAGCTTCTTTTAATTCTGGGTTGAATCTGTACATTTGCCAATATCCACATGCACTAGCTCTCTTAGCTTCTTCTTGGCTGTTACCCATACCAATTCTTAATCCATGATTGATACATGGTGCATAAGCAATTATTAATGATGGTCCTTTGTAAGCTTCTGCTTCTGCAAGAGCTTTCATAACTTGGTTCTTATCAGCACCCATGTTAATTTGAGCTACATATACATAACCATAACTCATAGCCATCATACCAAGATCTTTCTTCTTAGTCTTCTTACCACTTGCAGCAAACTTAGCGATTGCAGCAGTTGGAGTAGCTTTAGATGATTGACCACCAGTGTTAGAATAAACTTCTGTATCTACTACTAATATATTTACATCTTCTCCAGAAGCTAATACATGGTCAACTCCACCGTATCCGATATCGTATGCCCATCCGTCTCCTCCGAAGATCCATTGTGATCTCTTAACGAAGTAATCTTTTTGAGCTAAAATTGATTTAGCAGCTTCAGTTCCTGATTTTTCTAGAGCAGCAACTAATGCATTAGCTCTTTCTCTAGTTCCTTCACCTTCATCAACATTGTCTAACCAATCTTGTAATTCAGCTTTTGCTGGATCATTTGCAGCTATAGCAGCTTTTGCTTCTCCTGCAATTCTTTCTCTGATAGCTTTAACTCCTAAGAACATACCTAATCCATATTCAGCATTATCTTCGAATAATGAGTTAGCCCAAGCTGGTCCATGTCCTTCTTTATTCTTAGTATATGGAGTTGAAGGAGCAGATCCTCCCCAAATTGATGTACATCCAGTTGCATTAGCTACCATCATTCTATCACCAACTAATTGAGTTATAGCTTTAACATATGGAGTTTCTCCACAACCTGCACAAGCTCCTGAGAATTCAAGTAATGGTTGCTCAAATTGGCTACCTTTAACTGTCTTCTTGTTCATTGGGTTCTTCTTAACTGAAATATCATGTACTAAGTAATCCCAAGCTGGAATATTTACATGTTGGCTTTCTTGTGGTTGCATAACTAATGCTTTTCCTGGAGCAGGACATACTTGAGCACAGTTTCCACACCCACTACAATCTAATGGAGAAATTCCCATAGCGTAGAATAATGGTTCTTCTGTCTTTAATGCCTTAGCAGCAACTGCTTTAACTGATTCTGGAGCAGCATTCTTTTCTGCTTCTGTTAATAAGAATGGTCTTATTACAGCATGTGGACATACTATTGAACATTGGTTACATTGGATACATTTTTCTGAATCCCATTCAGGAACATTTACTGCAATTCCTCTTTTTTCGAATGCTGCAGTACCATTTTCAAAAGTACCATCTTCCATTCCTATAAATGCTGAAACTGGAAGTTGATCTCCTTCTTGTCTGTTCATTGGAATAACTATATCCTTAACAAACTTAGTCATGTGTTTAACTTCTTCTTCTTTTTCATCTTGTGCAGTCTTCCAAGCTTCTGGAATATTGATTGCAACAATTGATTCAACACCTTTATCTATAGCTGCGTTGTTCATGTTAACAACTTTTTCACCCTTCTTACCATAAGAAGTTACAACTGACTCTTTTAAGTGTCTAATAGCATCTTCAACTGGAATAACATTAGCTAACTTAAAGAAAGCTGATTGCATTATCATGTTGATTCTTCCGCCAAGACCGATTTCTTGAGCAATACCTACAGCATTTAAAGTGTAGAACTTAATGTTGTTATTTGCTAAAAATCTCTTATATGAAGCAGGTAATTTTTCTTCTAATTCTTCTGGTGACCAGATAGTATTTAATAAGAAAGTTGAACCTGGCTTTAATCCATCAAGTACATTGTATTTGTGAACATATGATTGGTTAGAACATGAAACAAAGTCTGCTTTGTTAATTAAGTATGGTGACTTAATTGCTTTCTTACCAAATCTTAAGTGAGATACTGTGATTCCTCCTGATTTCTTTGAATCATAGAAGAAGTATGCTTGAGCGTACATATCAGTATTATCTCCGATAATCTTGATTGCACTCTTGTTTGCTCCAACAGTACCATCTGATCCTAATCCCCAGAACTTACAAGATGTAGTTCCTTCTGGAGTAGCATCTATATCTTCAGTTACTTCTAATGAAGTATTTGTAACGTCATCATTGATTCCTATTGTAAATCCATTCTTTGGTGTAGCTTGTGCTAAGTTAGCATAAACTGCAGCAATATGTCCTGGATTTGGATCTTTTGAACCTAAACCGAATCTACCACCAACAATAACTGGTGCATCAGCTTGTCCGAAGAATGCATTTCTAACATCTAAGTATAATGGTTCTCCAGCTGATCCTGGTTCTTTAGTTCTATCTAAAACAGCAATTTTCTTAACTGTCTTTGGAATAGCTGCTAATAATCTTTCATTTGAGAATGGTCTGAATAATCTTACTTTAATAACACCAACTTTTTGTCCATTAGCATTTAAGTAATCTATAGTTTCTTCACAAACGTCAGTAGCTGAACCCATAGCAATGATTACTCTATCAGCATCTGGTGCTCCATAGTAATCGAAACAGTGATATTCTCTACCAGTTAACTTAGTAATTTCAGCCATGTAGCTTTCTACTGTTTCTGGTAATTCATCATAGAATCTATTTACAGATTCTCTTTCTTGGAAATATACATCTGCATTTTGAGCAGTTCCTCTAGTTACAGGGTGATTTGGGTTTAATGCTCTTTCTCTGAAAGCTTTAACTGAATCCCAATCAAGTAATTTTGCTAATTCATCATATTCTAAAACTTCAATTTTTTGTACTTCATGAGAAGTTCTGAATCCATCAAAGAAGTTTAAGAATGGAATTCTTGTTTTAATAGCAGTTAAATGAGCTACTGCTGCTAAATCCATTACTTCTTGAACTGATCCTTCTGCAAGCATTGCAAAACCAGTTTGTCTTGCTGCCATAACATCTTGATGATCTCCAAATATATTTAGAGAAGATGTAGCTAATGCTCTAGCTGAAACGTGGAATACTCCTGGTAACATTTCACCAGCAATTTTGTACATGTTTGGTATCATTAATAATAAACCTTGTGAAGCAGTATAAGTAGTTGTTAATGCTCCAGCTTGTAAAGATCCATGAACTGCACCAGCTGCTCCAGCTTCTGATTGCATTTCCATAACTTTTACAGTTTGTCCAAATATGTTCTTTCTTCCTTGTGCTACCCATTCATCTACATGTTCTGCCATTGGTGATGATGGTGTAATTGGGAATATTGCAGAAACTTCTGTAAATGCATAAGATATATGAGCTGCTGCAGTATTACCATCCATAGTTTTCATTTTTCTCATCGCGTTGACCCCTCTTTCAAAATTTAAAAATTAAATTTAGAGTATTTATTAATAAGTTAGTCTTAAAAGACCACCTAATAAACATATTAACATTTGACTAGCTAAAAGTCACACCTCTTAAGCAATATTACAATCAGTTTATTTAACCAATTGTTTACTTAAGTTCATAATCATACTCGAGTGCTTCTTAGTTATTGAATCTTTAACTGCTAAATCTCCAATCACATTAAACCCATATGATGACATCTCATCTTTCCATATTTTCATGAAAGAATTATCAATCCATCCATAGGTAGCAAACAAAATACAATTCTTATTTTCATTCTGATCTTTAAAAGATTCTAACTGTTGAAGAAATGGTCTCATTTCTTCTTGTTCTATTTTAGTTGCATCTAATGCTGGGCAGCCAAAAGCAAGGCAATCTGCTTCTAATACATCTTCTATTGTGGCATCTGCAACATGCTTTAAGTTAACATTTGCACCTTGCTCTCTAGCACCCTCTGCCATTTTGTTTGCTAGAATCTCGATATTACCACCACAACTCCAATATATTATTGACACTTTCTTCATTGAAACAGCACCTCATCTTCTCGTTAAATAATTAACTTACTTATTAACTAAAATAAACTTACTCTTTTATTATATCTCACATATTTTTTTTTGCAAGATTTGATTATATAATTTGTATTATTTTAAATAATATTTATAGATTTTAGCAATCTATTCTCCAATGCTCTTTAATAATACCCCTACTATTGCTTCTACACCATTTTGGGCTTGACTTTTCTCCATATTTCCTATCAATTCTCTTTTTCTCTTCTTTAATTCAATAATTTTCTCATATAATACTTTTTCATTAATTTCTTCTTCTTCTATCATTAATGAATATCCTTCTTTTTTAAAGGATTTAGAGTTCAAAATTTGATCTCCTCTACTCGCCTTTTTAGAAAGAGGAATCAATAAAGTTGGTTTTTTTAACGCCAGAAATTCAAATATAGAATTAGCTCCTGCTCTTGATACTATGTAATCTGCAGCAGCCATAAGATTTGGTAGTTCATCGCTTACATATTCAAATTGTTGATACCCACTTCTATCTTTCAAGCTTTCCTCAATATTACCTTTTCCGCAAATGTGAATTATATTAAATTCACTTAAAAGTCTATCTAAGTTCTTTCTTATTTCCTCATTTATCAGTTTAGATCCAAGGCTTCCCCCCATTATAAGCAATGTTTCCTTATCATTAGTAAATCCACATAGTTTTTTCCCTTTAAATTTATCACCCTTAAGGATTTCTTCTCTTATAGGACTTCCAGTAAGTACACCTTTATCGCCCTTTACATAATTTAAGCTTTCTCTAAAAGTAACACATAATTTATCACAAAAAGGTGCTGATAATTTATTAGCTAAACCTGGTGTTATATCAGATTCATGGGCTACTACGGGTATTTTTTTCATTGATGCTGCAATAACTACAGGAACTGCAACAAATCCACCTTTTGAAAAAACAATATCCGGTTGCTCCTTTGAAATTATTCTTATAGACTGAATAACTCCCTTCATTATCTTAAATGGATCTGTAAAATTTTTAACATCAAAATACCTTCTTAATTTCCCACAGCTTATTCCAAAGAATGGTATATTGTTTTTTTCTATTATCTCTTTTTCAATACCATTGAAACTACCAATATATTTTATTTCAAATCCTTTTTCTTTCAATTTAGGTATCAACGCTAAATTAGGAGTAACATGCCCTGCTGTTCCTCCTCCGGTCATTATAATTTTATATTTTGACAAAAGACTTCCCTCCCGAAACCACTTAACTATTTATTGAAATCCATGTAAGATCTCTATTTTTCTCATCTCAATTGTAAATTGCAAACTATAAACAATATCTACATCAGCATCTTACTTTGAGCAATCGCTATATCAACTGTACACTGTAAATTGCCCACAGGGTACCCTAAAGGGCATAAACTGTAAACTTCCTAAATCATCTGTAATTTTGGACTACAATTTGAATACTCGTATTTCCATTATATTCATTAACATTTGGATAAAAAACCAAATCCATCATTATCCCATTATATACTCCATCATAAAGTTTTAACAATTCTTCTTTGCCATACTTATTACTAACTTCTTCTTCAAATTCGTAAATATCTCCAAAATATATTGCATCTATTACTTTATTTAATTTAGTCTTTACCTTAAGCTTTAACACATTTCTATTTTTACCCAATACTACTGCTTTTATTAAATTTACATTTTTTTCAGCAAATAATGGTTTAGAATTAGCTTTTCCAAACGGTTCTAATCTTTCAATATCATTGATCAAATCATAACTTATTGAATCAAGTGGCAAAGCACAATCAATGGTAACCTTTCTAAGTAAATCTTCATCTTTTAAATCAGTATTTCTATTCAATCTTCTTCTAAATTCATCAATATTTTCTTCCTGCAGTGAAAATCCAGCAGCCATAGGATGCCCTCCAAAGTTTTGAAGTAAATCCTTGCATTTAATAAGTTCCTCATACATATTATATTCCTCTATGGATCTACCAGAACCCTTTACCCCTTTTTCGGATTTTGTGATGACCAAAGTTGGCGCATTGTATTTTTCCCTTATCCTTCCTGCAATTATACCTGCTAAGCTTTCATGAACATCTGGTATATAAATCACAAGTACCTTGTCATTAATCATCCCGTTCATTTCAACAATTTCTATTGCAGTTTCAACGCCTTTCATTGTCATTTCTTTTCTTTCTTCATTTAACCTTACTAGTCCTTTAGCTAAAGTAACTGCTTCCTCTTCTTCTTTTGAAAGCAATAATTGTAATCCTACTTTCGCAGTATCCAACCTTCCTGATGCATTAATACAGGGTCCTA
The window above is part of the Clostridium saccharoperbutylacetonicum N1-4(HMT) genome. Proteins encoded here:
- a CDS encoding pyridoxal phosphate-dependent aminotransferase; the encoded protein is MQLSKKAGNITPSITLAITAKANELKSQGVDVVSFGAGEPDFNTPQNIIQAAIDAMNNGKTKYTPAGGMLELKETICDKFKKDNNLEYKPNQIIISTGAKQCLANTLMAVLNPEDEVLLPVPYWVSYPELVKLADGVPVFVETSKESNYKYTRADLEKAVTNQTKAIIINSPNNPTGTIYHEEELLEIANFAKEHNLLIISDEIYEKLIYDGEKHISIAALNEDAYERTIVINGVSKSYAMTGWRLGYAAASEKIIKLMTSLQSHMTSNVNTITQYATIEALNGPVEDLNNMVKEFENRRNFMIYKLEKLNEISIIRPSGAFYIMVSIAAYLNTTFRDQEINNSVDFARVLLEEEKVAVVPGAGFGADEYIRLSYATSMDVIENGIDRISIFLSKIK
- a CDS encoding DUF1292 domain-containing protein, giving the protein MDKDLEKCGCNNEEENNCGCGGHNHGEDHECNCGNDHDHECGCGCGDDEENFVIDLEDENGNVITCPVVDEFEYEGNMYYLAQNPNEDSVYLFRLDGEALVVPDEEEFDKVSAYYENELVGEE
- the nifJ gene encoding pyruvate:ferredoxin (flavodoxin) oxidoreductase, whose translation is MRKMKTMDGNTAAAHISYAFTEVSAIFPITPSSPMAEHVDEWVAQGRKNIFGQTVKVMEMQSEAGAAGAVHGSLQAGALTTTYTASQGLLLMIPNMYKIAGEMLPGVFHVSARALATSSLNIFGDHQDVMAARQTGFAMLAEGSVQEVMDLAAVAHLTAIKTRIPFLNFFDGFRTSHEVQKIEVLEYDELAKLLDWDSVKAFRERALNPNHPVTRGTAQNADVYFQERESVNRFYDELPETVESYMAEITKLTGREYHCFDYYGAPDADRVIIAMGSATDVCEETIDYLNANGQKVGVIKVRLFRPFSNERLLAAIPKTVKKIAVLDRTKEPGSAGEPLYLDVRNAFFGQADAPVIVGGRFGLGSKDPNPGHIAAVYANLAQATPKNGFTIGINDDVTNTSLEVTEDIDATPEGTTSCKFWGLGSDGTVGANKSAIKIIGDNTDMYAQAYFFYDSKKSGGITVSHLRFGKKAIKSPYLINKADFVSCSNQSYVHKYNVLDGLKPGSTFLLNTIWSPEELEEKLPASYKRFLANNNIKFYTLNAVGIAQEIGLGGRINMIMQSAFFKLANVIPVEDAIRHLKESVVTSYGKKGEKVVNMNNAAIDKGVESIVAINIPEAWKTAQDEKEEEVKHMTKFVKDIVIPMNRQEGDQLPVSAFIGMEDGTFENGTAAFEKRGIAVNVPEWDSEKCIQCNQCSIVCPHAVIRPFLLTEAEKNAAPESVKAVAAKALKTEEPLFYAMGISPLDCSGCGNCAQVCPAPGKALVMQPQESQHVNIPAWDYLVHDISVKKNPMNKKTVKGSQFEQPLLEFSGACAGCGETPYVKAITQLVGDRMMVANATGCTSIWGGSAPSTPYTKNKEGHGPAWANSLFEDNAEYGLGMFLGVKAIRERIAGEAKAAIAANDPAKAELQDWLDNVDEGEGTRERANALVAALEKSGTEAAKSILAQKDYFVKRSQWIFGGDGWAYDIGYGGVDHVLASGEDVNILVVDTEVYSNTGGQSSKATPTAAIAKFAASGKKTKKKDLGMMAMSYGYVYVAQINMGADKNQVMKALAEAEAYKGPSLIIAYAPCINHGLRIGMGNSQEEAKRASACGYWQMYRFNPELKEAGKNPFSLDSKEPTADFKEFLMGEVRYSSLAKAFPEQAEALFEKTKQDAMERLEGYKKLANQQ
- a CDS encoding flavodoxin domain-containing protein, which produces MKKVSIIYWSCGGNIEILANKMAEGAREQGANVNLKHVADATIEDVLEADCLAFGCPALDATKIEQEEMRPFLQQLESFKDQNENKNCILFATYGWIDNSFMKIWKDEMSSYGFNVIGDLAVKDSITKKHSSMIMNLSKQLVK
- a CDS encoding undecaprenyldiphospho-muramoylpentapeptide beta-N-acetylglucosaminyltransferase, with product MSKYKIIMTGGGTAGHVTPNLALIPKLKEKGFEIKYIGSFNGIEKEIIEKNNIPFFGISCGKLRRYFDVKNFTDPFKIMKGVIQSIRIISKEQPDIVFSKGGFVAVPVVIAASMKKIPVVAHESDITPGLANKLSAPFCDKLCVTFRESLNYVKGDKGVLTGSPIREEILKGDKFKGKKLCGFTNDKETLLIMGGSLGSKLINEEIRKNLDRLLSEFNIIHICGKGNIEESLKDRSGYQQFEYVSDELPNLMAAADYIVSRAGANSIFEFLALKKPTLLIPLSKKASRGDQILNSKSFKKEGYSLMIEEEEINEKVLYEKIIELKKRKRELIGNMEKSQAQNGVEAIVGVLLKSIGE
- the recJ gene encoding single-stranded-DNA-specific exonuclease RecJ, giving the protein MAERWFVKNIKANYKQIAQKYGITEFMSKLIINRDITNDEVIRSYVNPSLERLRNASDMKDLDKAVNILKEKIQLNKKIRIVGDYDVDGVISIYILYTALVKCNAKVDYEIPDRIKDGYGINKDIIQQAKEDGVDTILTCDNGISAIEAIKYAKDLGMTVIVTDHHDIPFVEDENNNRKFISSEADAIVNPKQEDCRYKFKQLCGAGVAFKLIQVLYEKFNIDKEEAFKLVEFLAIATVCDVVDLVDENRIFVKKGLELINNTSNLGLMELLRECELNEKKLSVYHLGFIIGPCINASGRLDTAKVGLQLLLSKEEEEAVTLAKGLVRLNEERKEMTMKGVETAIEIVEMNGMINDKVLVIYIPDVHESLAGIIAGRIREKYNAPTLVITKSEKGVKGSGRSIEEYNMYEELIKCKDLLQNFGGHPMAAGFSLQEENIDEFRRRLNRNTDLKDEDLLRKVTIDCALPLDSISYDLINDIERLEPFGKANSKPLFAEKNVNLIKAVVLGKNRNVLKLKVKTKLNKVIDAIYFGDIYEFEEEVSNKYGKEELLKLYDGVYNGIMMDLVFYPNVNEYNGNTSIQIVVQNYR